Proteins encoded together in one Planctopirus ephydatiae window:
- a CDS encoding HYExAFE family protein, producing the protein MARRWNHYDLSFEMYLRDRGIPYIAVDETRRALLAQASLKSMDYIVYGARGQNLLVEVKGRKARTSQLSENWVTADDLISLRRWEEVFGKSFRAVMVFAYDVTERTPPALQRLANTPSHEAVEEPNLATEPCFTHQGRDYIFHGVWMEDYERQVKVRSSRWETLWAPAAAYREVRFSMEDFLVAPVMSSGPLSGVHADKATLPLPAAAQFHPQADLNE; encoded by the coding sequence ATGGCTCGTCGCTGGAATCATTACGATCTGTCGTTCGAGATGTATTTACGAGACAGAGGGATTCCGTACATTGCTGTCGATGAAACCCGCCGGGCACTGCTGGCGCAGGCCAGTCTTAAATCGATGGATTACATTGTGTATGGTGCGCGGGGCCAGAACCTGCTGGTCGAAGTCAAAGGTCGCAAAGCGCGCACCAGCCAGCTGTCTGAGAACTGGGTGACTGCCGACGATCTGATCAGCCTGAGGCGGTGGGAAGAAGTCTTTGGGAAGAGTTTTCGGGCCGTGATGGTCTTCGCCTACGATGTGACGGAAAGAACACCTCCTGCACTCCAGCGACTGGCCAACACTCCTTCGCACGAAGCGGTTGAGGAGCCGAATCTGGCCACTGAACCCTGCTTTACGCATCAAGGTCGTGACTACATTTTTCATGGTGTCTGGATGGAAGATTACGAGCGGCAGGTGAAAGTGCGCTCGTCCCGCTGGGAGACGTTATGGGCCCCCGCGGCTGCCTATCGGGAGGTTCGCTTCTCGATGGAGGATTTTCTGGTGGCTCCGGTCATGTCATCAGGCCCCTTGTCCGGGGTTCATGCTGACAAGGCAACTTTGCCTTTGCCAGCCGCAGCCCAGTTCCACCCACAGGCAGATTTGAATGAGTGA
- a CDS encoding SixA phosphatase family protein — protein MKRLLLLRHAKAVAEDASGLDHERALAPRGCEDANRLGDWIVRQELIPHFIMSSSSRRTVDTLRLVGSAFGHSPLVMIRRRLYMCHETDYPPLLQEAPSDCELLLVVGHNEGLQEYLTRLTGTGRAVPTCTLAVVELPISDWPEMTLAVRGKLVQLVTPEDLDP, from the coding sequence ATGAAAAGACTGCTCCTGTTACGACATGCAAAAGCCGTCGCTGAAGATGCCAGCGGACTCGACCATGAACGTGCCCTGGCACCGCGTGGCTGCGAAGACGCGAACCGGTTGGGAGACTGGATTGTCCGTCAGGAACTGATCCCGCACTTCATCATGTCGAGCAGTTCACGCCGCACCGTGGATACATTGCGGCTGGTGGGGAGTGCCTTTGGACATTCTCCTTTAGTGATGATCCGTCGTCGGCTCTACATGTGTCACGAAACCGATTATCCACCACTCCTGCAGGAAGCACCCTCCGATTGCGAACTGCTGCTGGTTGTGGGGCATAATGAAGGGTTGCAGGAGTACCTCACGCGTCTGACGGGAACCGGCCGGGCGGTCCCTACCTGTACGCTGGCTGTTGTAGAACTTCCGATTTCGGACTGGCCGGAAATGACACTGGCTGTCCGCGGGAAACTGGTGCAACTGGTGACACCCGAGGATCTTGATCCATAG
- a CDS encoding YkgJ family cysteine cluster protein, with protein MAKRPNARLLELPLLQNWSCHNCGGCCKKHLIEITEAERQRIDSQGWNAAELPEGLPPYVPLGRTSEGRYRLSQRADGACVFLTDEGLCQIHARFGEPAKPLPCRLYPYVFHPTGKGLVVGLRYSCPSVIRNAGRDLGSQQAELKQLAQETIADWPEEIPAPRLSDRSPGAWPLVDVLIAALLDELQQRDVPLRLRLVRMAAWTELISTTNLTDLTVAQLRETIRVVRETVAQLLPDEQTVMVPPADRLTLVGFTQLVAYYTREDTIVDQSKGWAGRWKLLQDILVFTFRKGRLPDLATDWKGIPIRDVEQALPWNTPAAAELLTRYLVTKLQSRAFFGPAYYHEPVIEGFWSLLLTIPVTIWLARWHALARRYRAGPGSTSEPCVIQAVDLEAALARVDHNHGYSPALGMRSVKSRLRSFVRRDQLTSLIWDITRES; from the coding sequence ATGGCCAAGCGACCGAATGCTCGACTTCTGGAACTGCCTCTTCTGCAGAACTGGAGCTGCCACAATTGCGGCGGGTGCTGCAAAAAACATCTCATTGAAATCACGGAAGCTGAGCGCCAACGCATTGACAGCCAGGGCTGGAATGCAGCCGAACTTCCGGAAGGCTTGCCTCCTTATGTTCCTTTGGGCCGAACTTCCGAAGGACGTTACCGATTATCGCAGCGAGCCGATGGAGCGTGTGTGTTTTTGACGGACGAAGGTCTCTGCCAGATCCATGCCAGGTTTGGAGAACCCGCCAAGCCTTTACCCTGCCGGCTCTATCCGTATGTGTTTCATCCCACAGGTAAAGGGTTGGTTGTCGGCTTGCGCTACAGTTGTCCTTCTGTCATTCGCAATGCCGGTCGTGATCTCGGGTCTCAACAGGCAGAACTCAAGCAACTGGCACAGGAGACGATTGCCGACTGGCCTGAGGAGATCCCTGCACCGAGGCTTTCCGATCGCTCACCGGGAGCGTGGCCATTGGTCGATGTGCTGATCGCTGCGCTGCTGGACGAACTGCAGCAACGCGACGTCCCTCTGCGTTTGCGCCTGGTTCGTATGGCGGCATGGACCGAGCTGATTTCAACGACCAATCTGACAGATCTGACTGTCGCTCAATTGCGGGAAACGATCCGCGTGGTTCGCGAAACAGTGGCTCAATTGCTGCCGGACGAGCAGACGGTCATGGTCCCTCCGGCCGATCGTCTGACGCTGGTGGGCTTTACGCAACTGGTGGCCTACTACACGCGCGAAGATACCATTGTGGACCAGTCGAAGGGCTGGGCCGGTCGCTGGAAGCTGTTGCAGGATATTCTGGTCTTTACCTTTCGCAAAGGTCGCCTACCTGATCTGGCCACTGACTGGAAGGGAATTCCTATTCGTGATGTCGAACAGGCATTACCCTGGAATACTCCCGCCGCCGCCGAACTGCTGACAAGATATCTGGTCACCAAGCTGCAGAGCCGGGCCTTCTTCGGGCCGGCTTATTATCACGAACCAGTTATTGAAGGGTTCTGGAGCCTCTTGCTGACAATTCCTGTGACGATCTGGCTGGCCCGCTGGCATGCTCTCGCCAGACGATACCGTGCCGGGCCGGGCAGCACCTCGGAACCCTGCGTGATTCAAGCCGTCGATCTGGAAGCGGCTCTGGCACGCGTTGATCATAATCATGGCTATTCACCGGCTTTAGGGATGCGCAGTGTCAAATCGCGGCTGCGCAGTTTTGTCCGTCGAGATCAACTCACCAGCCTGATCTGGGACATCACCCGTGAATCGTGA
- a CDS encoding outer membrane protein assembly factor BamB family protein — protein sequence MLRPLIDLRFSEAGLFLSRGVLAMWVLTFGLWSASHAQHNWPQFLGPEGNAHAQSTKLPVTIGEENIFWQTAIHGKGWSSPVIWDNDLWMTTATPDGHKLSVICVDKPSGKIVLDKLLFEVEKPSEIHDFNSYASPTPVLENGKAWISFGSYGTACLAGRSGEVLWQRRDLPCEHFRGPGSSPILFENLLILHMDGFDFQYVVALDKETGQTVWKVDRQVEYGSENGDFKKAFCTPTIIQVNGQPQLISPTSKASLALDPRTGKEIWRIRFKEFSATVRPVYGNGLVFINTGFGKAALHAVDPTGTGDVTETHVRWSAAKGIPSKPTHVLVDDLLFMVHDGGAATCFEAITGKQLWQERLGGNYTATPLYADGKLWFFSQEGKIKVLKASREFEELGESQLGDGFMASPAVSDDLMYLRSRTNLYQVGRKPSAN from the coding sequence ATGCTACGTCCATTGATTGATCTGCGGTTTTCGGAAGCTGGACTGTTTTTGAGCCGCGGGGTGCTGGCCATGTGGGTGCTGACCTTTGGTCTGTGGTCCGCCAGCCACGCACAGCACAACTGGCCCCAATTTCTGGGGCCGGAAGGAAATGCTCATGCTCAGAGTACGAAACTTCCCGTCACGATCGGCGAGGAGAACATCTTCTGGCAAACCGCCATTCACGGGAAAGGCTGGTCTTCTCCCGTCATCTGGGACAATGACCTGTGGATGACTACGGCGACTCCCGATGGGCACAAGCTCTCGGTGATCTGCGTCGATAAACCCTCGGGCAAGATCGTGCTCGACAAGCTGCTGTTCGAAGTCGAGAAGCCCAGCGAAATCCATGATTTCAACAGCTATGCGTCGCCGACACCTGTCTTGGAGAATGGGAAGGCCTGGATCAGTTTTGGCAGCTATGGCACAGCCTGCCTGGCGGGCCGCTCGGGTGAAGTGCTCTGGCAAAGGCGCGATCTTCCATGTGAGCATTTTCGTGGCCCCGGAAGTTCACCCATCCTTTTCGAGAATTTGTTGATTCTGCACATGGACGGCTTTGATTTTCAGTATGTGGTAGCTCTCGACAAGGAAACAGGCCAGACCGTCTGGAAAGTCGATCGTCAGGTCGAATATGGCTCTGAAAATGGCGACTTCAAGAAAGCCTTCTGTACCCCCACCATCATTCAGGTCAATGGCCAACCACAACTGATCAGCCCCACATCCAAGGCAAGTCTGGCCCTGGATCCGCGCACGGGGAAAGAGATCTGGCGGATTCGCTTTAAGGAATTCTCAGCCACTGTGAGGCCGGTGTATGGGAATGGTCTGGTCTTTATCAACACCGGCTTCGGCAAGGCAGCGCTGCATGCGGTCGATCCGACAGGAACAGGCGATGTGACCGAAACCCACGTTCGCTGGAGTGCTGCCAAAGGCATCCCTTCCAAGCCCACTCATGTGCTCGTCGATGACCTGCTCTTTATGGTACACGATGGGGGTGCCGCCACCTGCTTTGAAGCCATCACTGGCAAACAACTCTGGCAGGAGCGGCTCGGTGGCAACTATACCGCCACACCACTGTATGCAGATGGAAAACTCTGGTTCTTCAGCCAGGAGGGAAAGATCAAGGTGCTCAAGGCGTCACGCGAGTTTGAAGAACTGGGAGAAAGCCAGCTTGGCGACGGCTTCATGGCCTCACCAGCAGTGAGTGATGACCTGATGTATCTCCGCTCGCGAACAAACCTCTATCAGGTCGGTAGGAAACCTTCGGCCAACTGA
- a CDS encoding YceI family protein, giving the protein MISLLNAIKSSAATIAATLVMTALVMSPGSEILAADYKLTGENTTIGFVGTKKEGSHAGGFKQVSGTFSAPDDLTKGKITVTIVMDSVWSDDEKLTGHLKAPDFFEVKRYPEAKFVSTAIAKTAEGYTVTGDLTLHGKTNSITFPAQIKSTGSGVELTSKFNLPRSQWGITYGAGKIDENVQMSLAVKAK; this is encoded by the coding sequence ATGATTTCGCTTCTCAATGCCATCAAGTCGTCGGCTGCCACGATTGCAGCCACTCTCGTCATGACTGCCCTGGTCATGTCTCCCGGTTCCGAGATTCTGGCTGCCGATTACAAGCTCACAGGTGAGAACACCACCATCGGCTTTGTCGGCACCAAAAAGGAGGGGTCTCATGCCGGTGGTTTCAAGCAGGTTTCGGGGACATTCTCAGCTCCGGACGACCTGACCAAAGGCAAGATCACTGTCACAATTGTGATGGACTCGGTCTGGTCGGATGATGAAAAGCTGACTGGTCATCTCAAGGCCCCGGACTTCTTTGAAGTCAAGCGCTACCCCGAAGCCAAGTTTGTCTCGACCGCTATTGCCAAAACAGCCGAAGGTTACACCGTGACAGGCGACCTGACGCTCCATGGCAAGACCAACAGCATCACCTTCCCTGCTCAGATCAAATCGACCGGGAGTGGCGTAGAATTGACCAGCAAATTCAATCTGCCTCGCAGCCAGTGGGGCATTACCTACGGTGCTGGCAAGATCGACGAAAACGTCCAGATGAGCCTGGCTGTCAAAGCCAAGTAA
- a CDS encoding helix-turn-helix domain-containing protein, translated as MARRSSKPLSADALLNEAHEPVFMVSSDRRLIYLNQALLNLAGFAKEQLLGESLDYVSTGETSSPAALLAALAPPPDLPAPGETVVSAVYLPRVGMPPLATRITFWNLGNQPEANPVILGVVGRIPQPPVIKPGLAQTLHAELAAARLKWRHETTDDSLVGYAPLFRKAIHQAKLATGNLAPILIVGENGTGKEHFARSIHQRSSVQRNAFVPLDCQILTEAMLHEVIQHALESVPSTTGTATLGPGTILLKSIDAAPRSFWQQLEQFRNASIHRTEIPIRWMATSQLNSRQLLERGVCDAQALSGVSTMEIELPPLRERGRDALLIAQHLLEEQNRLAPRQLAGWSPEVQRLIGEYNWPGNIAELKRFVTESRERAQGSIIQVHDLPHFWQVGRDAQSVSPPRPVQIMPLDAALEAFEKEQIKQALEAARGNRSKAADLLDIPRPRLYRRMEQLGLGESES; from the coding sequence ATGGCCCGCCGATCTTCAAAGCCTCTGTCGGCAGATGCTCTGCTCAATGAAGCTCACGAGCCTGTCTTCATGGTCAGTTCCGACCGTCGGCTGATCTATCTCAATCAGGCTCTGCTCAATCTGGCTGGTTTTGCGAAAGAACAACTCCTGGGGGAATCGCTCGATTATGTCAGCACGGGCGAGACCAGCTCACCAGCAGCGCTTCTCGCTGCGCTGGCACCACCACCCGATCTTCCCGCCCCGGGCGAAACGGTCGTTTCGGCAGTCTATCTCCCTCGCGTCGGCATGCCTCCTCTGGCAACACGCATCACCTTCTGGAATCTCGGCAACCAGCCAGAAGCTAACCCTGTGATTCTGGGAGTGGTCGGACGAATTCCTCAACCACCAGTGATCAAGCCGGGGCTGGCGCAGACACTCCATGCCGAGCTGGCGGCCGCCCGGCTCAAATGGCGACACGAAACGACGGATGACTCACTGGTTGGTTATGCACCACTTTTCCGCAAAGCCATTCATCAGGCCAAGCTGGCCACAGGGAATCTGGCTCCCATTCTGATTGTCGGTGAAAACGGTACCGGTAAGGAACATTTCGCCAGAAGCATTCACCAGCGCAGCTCGGTGCAACGAAATGCCTTCGTGCCACTGGATTGTCAGATTCTGACAGAAGCGATGCTCCACGAAGTGATTCAGCATGCCCTCGAATCCGTACCATCAACCACAGGAACCGCCACACTCGGGCCGGGCACCATCCTCCTCAAATCGATCGATGCGGCTCCAAGGTCATTCTGGCAACAGCTCGAACAGTTCCGGAATGCATCGATTCACCGTACTGAGATCCCCATCCGCTGGATGGCCACATCCCAGCTCAATTCCCGGCAGCTACTGGAGCGAGGCGTTTGTGATGCACAGGCTCTGAGTGGTGTTTCGACCATGGAAATCGAATTACCACCCCTGCGTGAACGAGGTCGAGATGCCTTGCTGATCGCTCAACATCTGCTGGAAGAGCAAAACCGCCTGGCCCCTCGACAACTGGCAGGCTGGTCGCCGGAAGTGCAGCGATTGATCGGTGAATACAATTGGCCCGGCAACATCGCCGAACTCAAACGGTTTGTCACCGAATCGCGTGAGCGCGCCCAGGGCTCGATCATTCAGGTCCACGATCTGCCTCACTTCTGGCAAGTTGGTCGCGATGCTCAAAGCGTGTCACCACCCCGTCCGGTGCAGATCATGCCTCTCGATGCAGCACTCGAAGCCTTTGAAAAGGAACAGATCAAACAGGCCCTCGAAGCGGCTCGCGGCAATCGCTCGAAAGCAGCCGATCTCCTCGACATCCCCAGGCCCAGATTATACCGGCGCATGGAGCAACTGGGACTGGGAGAATCGGAAAGTTAA
- a CDS encoding ArsR family transcriptional regulator yields MTKLAGAKPSTAKVAGEESRTVASANWTFMTNHTHVLLSLYRQPDQRLRDVAVAVGITERMVQRVVAELVEANYLMITKQGRCNRYTVNANLQLRHPLEKHHKIGELLDLLSLDPGDDQA; encoded by the coding sequence ATGACCAAACTGGCTGGAGCCAAACCTTCAACAGCCAAAGTTGCGGGCGAAGAATCCAGAACGGTTGCTTCGGCGAACTGGACGTTCATGACCAATCACACCCACGTCCTGCTGTCGCTCTATCGACAACCCGATCAAAGGCTCCGCGATGTCGCGGTGGCAGTCGGAATTACCGAGCGCATGGTGCAGCGTGTGGTGGCAGAACTCGTCGAGGCCAACTATCTCATGATCACCAAGCAGGGCCGCTGCAACCGGTACACCGTCAATGCCAATCTGCAGTTGAGGCATCCCCTCGAGAAGCATCACAAGATTGGGGAGTTACTCGATCTGCTGAGCCTCGATCCCGGTGACGACCAAGCCTGA
- a CDS encoding sodium-dependent bicarbonate transport family permease yields MLEVLRINLCSPISLAFVLGLFARIIRSELSLPRELYASLSIYLLLALGLKGGVELSHASMAELAWPAVVTLVLGVITPCTAYLVLRRIGRFSIADSAGIAAHYGSVSAVTFIAAQQFVQTLGFPAEGFMPTLLTLLESPGIHVALGIGAVQTARMASQPRADGSHPVERRPLKEVLHEVLTARSMILLVGGLACGFVMGEKGYEPVKPFFEGMFKGALTLFLLEMGLAAGARLGDLKSTGLFLLAFGMIMPILHGSLGVFLGHWAGLSIGGATVLGAMAASASYIAAPPAVRMTLPEANPTLYLTAALAITFPFNIVLGIPIYFQLARMLAG; encoded by the coding sequence ATGCTGGAAGTGTTGAGAATCAACCTGTGTTCTCCGATCTCGCTGGCCTTCGTGCTGGGTTTATTTGCTCGTATTATCCGCAGTGAACTGTCGTTGCCCCGCGAATTATACGCCTCGCTTTCGATTTATCTGCTGCTCGCACTGGGATTAAAAGGGGGCGTCGAACTTTCTCATGCGTCGATGGCCGAACTCGCCTGGCCGGCAGTCGTCACACTTGTACTTGGGGTGATCACTCCCTGCACAGCGTACCTCGTACTCCGTCGGATCGGCAGGTTCAGTATTGCTGATTCTGCCGGGATTGCTGCGCACTACGGTTCGGTCTCTGCCGTTACGTTTATTGCCGCCCAGCAGTTCGTCCAAACGCTTGGTTTTCCGGCGGAAGGCTTCATGCCCACGTTGCTGACGTTGCTTGAAAGCCCCGGGATTCATGTCGCTTTAGGGATTGGAGCGGTGCAGACAGCACGCATGGCCAGCCAGCCCCGGGCCGATGGTTCCCATCCGGTCGAACGCCGACCACTCAAGGAAGTGTTGCATGAAGTGCTGACGGCCCGCTCGATGATTCTGCTGGTCGGAGGGCTCGCTTGTGGCTTCGTGATGGGCGAAAAAGGCTACGAACCTGTCAAACCGTTCTTTGAAGGGATGTTCAAAGGCGCCCTCACGCTCTTCCTGCTCGAAATGGGATTGGCAGCCGGTGCCAGGCTTGGTGATCTCAAATCGACAGGTTTGTTCCTGCTGGCCTTTGGCATGATCATGCCCATACTGCATGGAAGCCTGGGTGTCTTTCTCGGACATTGGGCGGGCCTGTCGATTGGTGGTGCCACAGTGCTTGGTGCGATGGCGGCCAGTGCCTCGTACATTGCCGCCCCCCCGGCTGTCCGTATGACACTTCCCGAGGCGAACCCCACGTTGTATCTCACGGCTGCTCTGGCCATCACGTTCCCCTTTAACATCGTGCTGGGGATCCCGATTTACTTCCAACTGGCGCGGATGCTGGCAGGTTGA
- a CDS encoding P-II family nitrogen regulator, giving the protein MHTVPLTLLTIIGEGLLRERLITEIERAGAKGYTITECSGSGSRHRRVGELLGENMKLECVVSPEVADKLLGILSDEYFPHFAVIAYLSPVSVIRGDKYV; this is encoded by the coding sequence GTGCATACTGTCCCTCTGACTTTGCTGACAATTATTGGTGAAGGATTGCTCCGCGAGCGTTTGATTACCGAGATCGAACGGGCTGGTGCGAAAGGTTACACCATCACGGAGTGCTCGGGCTCGGGTTCACGTCACCGGCGTGTGGGTGAGCTGCTGGGTGAAAACATGAAGCTCGAATGCGTAGTCTCGCCCGAAGTGGCCGACAAGCTGCTCGGCATCCTTTCTGACGAATACTTCCCGCACTTTGCGGTCATTGCGTATCTCAGTCCCGTCTCTGTGATCCGAGGAGATAAATATGTCTGA
- a CDS encoding carbonic anhydrase, translated as MSEKFSRQSSHDASLAGTQTPSRRMWLKQMTATACGCGMVGSGLLNANYLSGEEPMQVPMPATPQEAIELLYRGNERFSRGQSMATHRDLDRVKEVARKQTPFAAFLGCADSRVPVEIVFDQGFGDLFVTRIAGNIASSENIGSLEFGAQILGSKVIYVLGHSACGAVTATMEGREVPGQISGLFQYIRPAVKAAKGDVEMAVRENVKNQAMLIAESSPVISRLVQKKELIVAGGVYDLQSGVVTPVEMSF; from the coding sequence ATGTCTGAAAAGTTCTCTCGGCAGTCTTCCCATGATGCGTCTTTGGCAGGTACTCAAACACCTTCCCGGCGCATGTGGCTTAAGCAAATGACAGCCACGGCCTGCGGCTGTGGTATGGTAGGATCTGGTCTGTTGAATGCGAATTACCTATCGGGAGAAGAGCCAATGCAAGTCCCCATGCCCGCCACGCCACAGGAAGCGATCGAGTTGCTGTATCGCGGCAACGAACGTTTCAGTCGCGGGCAATCGATGGCCACCCATCGAGATCTCGATCGAGTGAAAGAAGTTGCCCGCAAGCAGACTCCCTTTGCCGCTTTTCTGGGATGTGCTGACTCGCGAGTGCCTGTTGAGATTGTGTTTGATCAAGGCTTCGGCGATTTGTTCGTGACTCGAATTGCCGGGAATATTGCTTCGAGTGAGAACATCGGCAGTCTGGAGTTCGGGGCGCAGATTCTGGGCTCGAAAGTGATCTACGTGCTGGGGCATTCAGCCTGCGGTGCCGTGACGGCAACGATGGAGGGTCGGGAAGTTCCCGGGCAGATCAGCGGTTTGTTCCAGTACATTCGGCCAGCCGTCAAAGCGGCAAAGGGAGATGTTGAAATGGCTGTTCGGGAGAACGTGAAAAATCAGGCCATGCTAATTGCGGAATCGTCCCCGGTCATTTCGCGATTGGTGCAGAAGAAAGAACTGATTGTCGCTGGCGGCGTTTACGACCTGCAATCGGGCGTCGTCACACCGGTGGAGATGAGTTTCTGA
- a CDS encoding RluA family pseudouridine synthase, whose translation MNEPSIFGLDDNPALVLTVEARAHGWRIDHYLSRLYPNFSRVAFQRTIEEGKVLVNGLPVKISRRLRVNDVIEFSLPAEPDQRVQPEDIPLDILYDDEYLCVINKTANMIVHPGRGNYRGTLAGALQFHFDSLSDVAGQYRAGIVHRLDRDTSGVLVVAKDNTVHQHLSRQFEERSVEKEYHAIVWGEMQFDADYVETYVRVSFRNRERMMVCPPGDNARQAATFYEVQQRFRGFTYVKLQPQTGRTHQLRVHMHHLGHPIIADRLYEGKTCVKLSDLLPETPEEADETLIDRQALHARRLAFNHPVTKKRMVFEAPLPADFQKTLDTLKTHAIKPQKSPSSKLR comes from the coding sequence ATGAACGAGCCTTCGATTTTCGGTCTCGATGACAATCCCGCACTGGTGCTCACCGTCGAAGCTCGTGCCCACGGCTGGCGAATTGACCATTATCTCAGCCGCCTGTATCCCAACTTCAGCCGGGTGGCCTTTCAGCGCACCATCGAAGAGGGCAAAGTCCTCGTCAATGGCTTACCCGTCAAGATTTCACGCCGCCTGCGCGTCAACGACGTGATTGAGTTCTCACTCCCCGCTGAACCCGATCAGCGGGTGCAGCCCGAAGATATTCCGCTCGACATTCTTTACGACGACGAATATCTGTGTGTGATCAACAAAACCGCCAACATGATTGTTCATCCGGGCCGCGGGAACTATCGCGGCACGTTGGCCGGTGCTTTGCAGTTTCACTTTGACAGCTTGAGCGATGTCGCGGGCCAGTACCGTGCGGGGATTGTCCATCGACTCGACCGCGATACGAGTGGTGTGCTTGTCGTCGCCAAAGATAACACGGTGCACCAGCATCTCAGTCGCCAGTTTGAAGAGCGTTCGGTCGAGAAAGAGTATCACGCCATTGTCTGGGGTGAGATGCAGTTCGACGCCGATTACGTCGAAACGTATGTGCGGGTGAGCTTCCGCAATCGCGAGCGGATGATGGTCTGCCCACCTGGGGATAATGCCCGGCAAGCGGCCACATTTTACGAAGTGCAGCAGCGATTTCGCGGCTTTACCTATGTGAAACTACAGCCGCAAACAGGCCGCACGCATCAGTTGCGCGTCCACATGCACCACCTGGGTCATCCGATTATCGCCGACCGTCTGTATGAGGGAAAAACGTGCGTCAAGCTGTCGGATCTTCTTCCGGAAACTCCTGAAGAAGCCGATGAAACCTTGATCGACCGACAAGCCCTGCATGCCCGCCGCCTGGCCTTCAATCATCCGGTGACCAAAAAGCGAATGGTCTTCGAAGCCCCTTTACCAGCCGACTTCCAGAAGACGCTCGACACACTCAAAACCCACGCGATCAAGCCCCAAAAATCACCCTCGTCGAAGCTTCGCTAG
- a CDS encoding tetratricopeptide repeat protein, translating into MNSEPSIESQLQERELGKLILKSSGFFERFGLTLVAVLVAIVIGSIGYIVYSTNQTARLAAAWSDVEGTTLPADMEALAERYAGTSPGEWARLRAAELRFDEGMLQVNRNRAAANSEFKESQVGFEKVLAENKSANILRERALFGLARVLEATSNADTKPAISKYEELVSEFPQSIFKPIADERIKALASPETKSFYEWYSQQNPKPESPARPRDGLGGALGLPGLDLPGMTPPASPSGSNSSPVKSTDSPVKSSEGEIPPAAAPATTDTPKESATPKDAGTPDPALPPAPAKPEAAPAKPETPAAEKPATPEASTKPADSPAIPPQP; encoded by the coding sequence ATGAATTCTGAACCATCGATTGAATCTCAACTGCAGGAACGTGAACTCGGAAAGCTCATTCTCAAGTCGAGCGGCTTTTTCGAACGCTTTGGCCTGACACTCGTGGCTGTTCTGGTTGCCATCGTGATCGGTTCGATTGGCTACATTGTCTATTCGACCAATCAAACCGCCCGGCTCGCTGCCGCCTGGTCTGATGTTGAAGGGACGACACTTCCTGCCGATATGGAAGCATTGGCCGAGCGTTATGCCGGCACATCGCCTGGTGAATGGGCCCGCTTGCGCGCCGCTGAACTTCGCTTTGACGAAGGGATGCTGCAGGTGAACCGCAATCGCGCTGCCGCGAACAGCGAGTTCAAGGAGTCTCAGGTGGGGTTCGAGAAGGTGCTGGCAGAAAACAAATCGGCAAATATCCTGCGTGAACGCGCTCTTTTTGGTCTGGCCCGCGTGCTCGAAGCCACTTCCAATGCCGACACCAAGCCTGCCATTTCCAAGTACGAAGAACTGGTCAGTGAGTTTCCACAATCGATCTTTAAGCCGATTGCCGATGAACGGATCAAGGCTCTGGCCAGTCCCGAAACCAAGAGCTTCTACGAATGGTATAGCCAGCAGAACCCCAAGCCCGAATCACCCGCCCGTCCTCGTGATGGCTTGGGCGGAGCACTCGGTCTTCCCGGCCTCGACCTGCCCGGCATGACTCCTCCTGCTTCCCCATCGGGCAGCAATTCATCGCCTGTCAAATCGACAGATTCACCCGTGAAGTCGTCAGAAGGTGAGATTCCTCCTGCCGCTGCACCGGCAACGACCGATACCCCCAAAGAGTCCGCGACTCCCAAGGATGCCGGTACTCCAGATCCTGCACTTCCTCCCGCACCAGCGAAGCCCGAAGCGGCACCAGCCAAGCCCGAAACTCCAGCGGCTGAAAAGCCCGCCACTCCCGAGGCTTCCACCAAGCCAGCAGACAGCCCCGCGATTCCGCCACAGCCATAA